From Pseudodesulfovibrio alkaliphilus, one genomic window encodes:
- a CDS encoding cereblon family protein, translating into MHLRQDTGTPGLPPGPRPALFKEAPGAADRNDTIPAAPDNAPGNETLPDPARPALACRVCRTVVTARQLAVTVGGAHRHVFFNPHGHVFEIGCFASARNILPSGPPTAEFSWFAGYAWQAVLCAGCAGMLGWRFTGQDPAFFGLILPALVEVEEPRA; encoded by the coding sequence ATGCACCTGCGGCAAGACACTGGCACCCCCGGCCTCCCGCCCGGCCCAAGGCCGGCCCTGTTCAAGGAGGCGCCGGGGGCCGCGGACCGGAATGACACCATCCCGGCAGCCCCGGACAACGCGCCGGGCAACGAGACCCTCCCGGACCCGGCCCGGCCCGCGCTGGCCTGCCGCGTCTGCCGCACAGTGGTCACGGCCCGGCAACTGGCCGTGACCGTGGGCGGCGCCCACCGTCATGTGTTCTTCAATCCCCACGGCCATGTCTTCGAGATCGGCTGCTTTGCCTCGGCCCGTAACATCCTGCCCTCCGGCCCGCCCACGGCCGAGTTCTCCTGGTTTGCCGGATACGCATGGCAGGCCGTGCTCTGCGCCGGGTGCGCCGGGATGCTCGGCTGGCGCTTCACCGGCCAGGACCCCGCCTTCTTCGGCCTGATCCTGCCCGCCCTTGTGGAGGTGGAAGAACCAAGAGCCTGA
- a CDS encoding class II fumarate hydratase has translation MEKDSLGPVAVPADRLWGAQTQRALTLFAIGREPMPEEMIEAFAVIKKACALTNGAAGRLDAERAGLIAQVCDELLAGEHAAMFPLPVWISGSGTQYNMNVNEVIANRCSQLAGIPLGSGEPVHPNDHVNMSQSTNDVFPSAMNVAAALAVTRSLLPSARRMTRTLEDKARTWADVVKLGRTHMQDATPLTLGQEFSGYAAMVWDGMDRTEAALAGVLRLPLGGTAVGTGVNAHPGFDAAATARVAGLTGLAFAPAPNKFAAQGSHDDLVHLSAALKTLAVSLHKIACDIRLLGSGPRAGLGELILPANEPGSSIMPGKVNPTQCEAMVMACLQVMANDTAVTLGGAAGSLEMNACKPLIVHNVMSSIRLLADAMESFCAHLLDSLAPDRERIAAHLERSLMLVTALSPAIGYDKAARIARHAHDKGLTLREAALALNLMDAAEFDRLTDPARMIAPGNGHSA, from the coding sequence ATGGAAAAGGACAGCCTGGGGCCGGTGGCGGTCCCTGCGGACCGGCTGTGGGGGGCGCAGACCCAGCGCGCCCTGACTCTCTTCGCCATCGGCCGCGAGCCCATGCCCGAGGAGATGATCGAGGCCTTCGCCGTTATCAAGAAGGCGTGCGCTCTAACCAACGGAGCGGCCGGACGGCTCGATGCGGAACGGGCCGGGTTGATCGCGCAGGTCTGCGACGAGCTGCTGGCGGGCGAGCACGCGGCCATGTTTCCCCTGCCGGTCTGGATCTCGGGCAGCGGCACCCAATACAACATGAACGTCAACGAGGTCATCGCCAACCGCTGCTCCCAGTTGGCGGGCATCCCCCTGGGCTCGGGCGAGCCGGTCCACCCCAACGACCACGTCAACATGAGCCAGTCCACCAACGACGTGTTTCCCTCGGCCATGAACGTGGCCGCCGCCCTGGCCGTAACCCGGTCCCTGCTGCCCTCGGCCCGGCGCATGACCAGGACCCTGGAGGACAAGGCCCGGACCTGGGCCGATGTGGTCAAGCTCGGGCGCACCCACATGCAGGACGCCACGCCCCTGACCCTGGGCCAGGAGTTTTCGGGCTACGCGGCAATGGTCTGGGACGGCATGGACCGGACGGAGGCAGCCCTGGCAGGGGTGCTGCGCCTGCCGCTTGGCGGCACGGCCGTGGGCACTGGCGTCAACGCGCATCCGGGTTTCGACGCGGCGGCCACGGCCAGGGTGGCCGGGCTGACCGGGCTGGCCTTTGCGCCAGCGCCCAACAAGTTCGCGGCTCAGGGCAGCCACGACGATCTCGTCCATCTCTCGGCAGCCCTCAAGACCCTGGCGGTCTCCCTGCACAAGATCGCCTGCGACATCCGGCTGCTGGGCTCCGGCCCCCGGGCCGGGCTGGGCGAGCTGATTCTCCCGGCCAATGAGCCCGGGTCGTCCATCATGCCCGGCAAGGTCAACCCCACCCAGTGCGAGGCCATGGTCATGGCCTGCCTCCAGGTCATGGCCAACGACACGGCCGTGACCCTGGGCGGCGCGGCCGGAAGCCTGGAGATGAACGCCTGCAAACCGCTGATTGTCCACAATGTCATGAGCTCCATCCGGCTGCTGGCCGATGCCATGGAGAGCTTCTGCGCCCACCTGCTCGACAGCCTTGCGCCGGACCGCGAGCGCATCGCCGCGCACCTTGAGCGCTCCCTGATGCTGGTCACGGCCTTGAGCCCGGCCATTGGCTATGACAAGGCGGCGCGCATCGCCCGCCACGCCCACGATAAGGGGCTGACCCTGCGCGAGGCCGCCCTGGCCCTGAATCTTATGGACGCAGCCGAGTTCGACCGGCTCACGGACCCTGCGCGGATGATCGCGCCCGGAAACGGCCATTCCGCGTGA
- a CDS encoding LysE/ArgO family amino acid transporter, protein MSAFIQGFAMGGGLIVAIGAQNAFVLTQAVRSNHILPVVLVCILCDGALLGLGVSGVGTLVAASPILGKGAAWGGAAFLGWYGLGSLRSAMRGGSLNTDRKAPAGLRRTLLLTLGVTLLNPHVYLDTVVLMGSLSGRFEGSGRYLFGLGAVTASTLWFALLGAGGRMLAPLFRRPATWRVLDTVVCLTMWTIAVALIRSTL, encoded by the coding sequence ATGTCGGCTTTCATTCAGGGATTCGCCATGGGCGGCGGGCTCATCGTGGCCATCGGGGCGCAAAACGCCTTTGTTTTGACCCAGGCGGTGCGGAGCAACCACATTCTGCCCGTGGTCCTGGTCTGCATCCTGTGCGACGGGGCGCTCCTCGGCCTGGGCGTGTCCGGGGTGGGCACGCTGGTGGCCGCCAGTCCGATTCTGGGCAAGGGGGCCGCCTGGGGCGGCGCCGCCTTTCTGGGCTGGTACGGCCTTGGCTCGTTGCGCTCGGCCATGCGCGGCGGCTCGCTGAACACAGACCGCAAAGCGCCTGCGGGGCTGCGGCGCACCCTGCTCCTGACCCTCGGCGTGACCCTGCTCAACCCCCATGTCTACCTCGACACCGTGGTCCTCATGGGCTCCCTGTCGGGCCGGTTCGAGGGCTCGGGCCGGTATCTCTTCGGCCTGGGCGCGGTCACGGCCTCCACCCTCTGGTTCGCGCTCCTGGGCGCGGGCGGGCGGATGCTCGCCCCCCTCTTTCGCCGTCCGGCCACCTGGCGCGTGCTCGACACCGTGGTCTGCCTGACCATGTGGACCATCGCCGTGGCCCTGATCCGCTCGACCTTGTGA
- a CDS encoding DUF2784 domain-containing protein, whose amino-acid sequence MTPLLADLILAVHVLFAAYNVLGLAVVWIGAIARWRFVGNRWFRGTHLAAMGIVVAEALLGQDCPLTIWENQLRAAAGQGQYAESFLSHWAERFFYFDAPPEVFTVIYAAFFGLMVLSIRLVPVRWRKG is encoded by the coding sequence ATGACCCCGCTGCTGGCCGATCTGATCCTGGCCGTGCACGTGCTTTTTGCTGCCTATAACGTGCTCGGGCTGGCCGTTGTCTGGATAGGCGCCATTGCCCGCTGGCGTTTTGTGGGCAACCGCTGGTTCCGCGGGACGCACCTTGCGGCCATGGGCATCGTGGTGGCCGAGGCCCTGCTGGGCCAGGACTGCCCGCTGACCATCTGGGAAAATCAGCTCAGGGCCGCGGCCGGACAGGGGCAATACGCCGAATCCTTCCTCAGCCACTGGGCCGAACGCTTCTTCTATTTCGACGCCCCGCCCGAGGTCTTCACCGTCATCTACGCGGCCTTCTTCGGGCTCATGGTCCTCTCAATCCGGCTCGTGCCGGTGCGCTGGCG
- a CDS encoding LysR family transcriptional regulator ArgP has protein sequence MLDYKLVEALAAVVAEGGFERAGRVLGLTQSAVSQRVKQLEETAGRVLLVRSSPPRPTQAGREVIALHRRVRHLENDLWAGLGRGRGGMPTLAVGINADSLATWFFPALDTFLDREPMLLDLRVDDQARTHALLRDGEVAGCVSDRATPVQGCAVHLLGVMRYRLYATPSFREQWFPAGVTREAMGRAPLLIFNRKDAMHTALLSQALGGEPASYAAWYLPSSERFAPVIGAGRACGLLPDEQAAAATASGELADLLPGHVHTVCLFWHCWNFDAGILGRFTEALIAGARSLLDRGD, from the coding sequence ATGCTGGACTACAAGTTGGTGGAGGCCCTGGCCGCAGTGGTGGCCGAGGGCGGGTTCGAGCGGGCAGGGCGGGTCCTGGGGCTGACCCAGTCGGCCGTGTCCCAACGGGTGAAGCAGTTGGAGGAGACGGCCGGGCGGGTGTTGCTGGTGCGCTCCTCGCCGCCGCGGCCCACGCAGGCCGGGCGCGAGGTTATCGCCCTGCATCGTCGGGTGCGTCATCTGGAGAACGATCTGTGGGCCGGGCTGGGACGAGGCCGCGGCGGTATGCCGACCCTGGCTGTGGGCATCAACGCGGACAGTCTGGCCACCTGGTTTTTCCCGGCCCTTGACACCTTTCTGGACCGCGAACCCATGCTCCTGGACCTGCGGGTGGACGATCAGGCCCGGACCCACGCCCTGCTGCGCGACGGCGAGGTGGCGGGCTGCGTCAGCGACCGGGCGACGCCCGTGCAGGGGTGCGCGGTCCACCTGCTGGGGGTCATGCGTTACCGGCTCTACGCCACTCCGTCCTTTCGGGAGCAATGGTTTCCCGCGGGCGTGACCAGGGAGGCCATGGGGCGGGCGCCGCTGCTCATCTTCAACCGCAAGGACGCCATGCACACCGCACTCCTGAGCCAGGCCCTGGGGGGCGAGCCTGCAAGCTACGCCGCCTGGTATCTGCCCTCGTCAGAGCGATTTGCGCCGGTCATCGGCGCGGGCCGGGCCTGCGGCCTGTTGCCCGACGAGCAGGCGGCCGCGGCCACAGCCAGCGGCGAACTGGCGGACCTGCTGCCCGGTCATGTCCATACCGTGTGCCTCTTCTGGCACTGCTGGAATTTTGACGCCGGGATTCTGGGCCGGTTTACCGAGGCCCTGATAGCCGGAGCCCGCAGCCTCCTGGACAGGGGCGACTGA
- a CDS encoding HDOD domain-containing protein produces the protein MAITPLDQLTAGMVLACDLMSRDGRLLFRSGTQLEERHVELLRRAGVTGAEVKPGPQTLGPEKLREIEGYVRDFFLYANPDSPPIVAMFHLALEMTAAAVSQGWELPDSNTRRAANVEHMHDLFLRGLGTPETIVRHETELASFPDIYFRIRQVLEDESASAERIAKVVGTDMSLSAKLIKLVNSPLYGLSQPLDSISRAVALVGAKELSILALGISAINYFRDIPPELVDMRSFWRHSITCGIFAKILAGTQTGLSPERCFIAGLLHDVGRLILFKKLPYASTEAMLFARENSIPLVEAERAVLDFTHTDISRPLLAAWKFPEELSAMINYHHDPMDHPNPLEPAIIHVADCLTNAVEIAQGGMYVVPGVDERVWELLGLDARDVLVSAADKYCEQIDNIMEAFF, from the coding sequence GCAGGCATGGTTCTGGCCTGTGACCTGATGTCCCGTGACGGAAGGCTGCTCTTTCGGTCCGGCACCCAGTTGGAAGAGCGCCATGTGGAGCTTTTGCGCCGCGCTGGCGTGACAGGGGCCGAGGTGAAGCCCGGCCCCCAGACCCTGGGGCCGGAAAAACTCCGCGAAATAGAGGGATATGTCCGCGATTTCTTTCTCTACGCCAATCCCGACTCGCCGCCCATCGTCGCCATGTTTCACTTGGCGCTGGAGATGACGGCCGCGGCCGTGTCGCAGGGGTGGGAGCTGCCCGACAGCAACACCCGCCGGGCCGCCAACGTGGAGCATATGCACGATCTCTTCCTGCGGGGGCTGGGCACCCCGGAGACCATCGTTCGCCACGAAACCGAGCTGGCGAGCTTTCCCGACATCTATTTCCGCATCCGGCAGGTGCTGGAAGACGAAAGCGCCTCGGCCGAGCGCATCGCCAAGGTGGTGGGCACGGACATGAGCCTTTCGGCCAAGCTCATCAAGCTGGTCAACAGTCCGCTCTACGGGCTGTCCCAACCTCTGGACTCCATCAGCCGGGCCGTGGCCCTGGTGGGAGCCAAGGAACTGTCCATCCTCGCGCTGGGCATCTCGGCCATCAATTATTTCAGGGATATTCCGCCGGAGTTGGTGGACATGCGCAGCTTCTGGCGACACTCCATCACCTGCGGCATCTTTGCCAAGATTCTGGCCGGAACCCAGACCGGACTCTCGCCCGAGCGCTGCTTCATCGCCGGACTGCTCCACGACGTGGGGCGGCTGATCCTGTTCAAGAAGCTGCCTTACGCCTCCACCGAGGCCATGCTCTTTGCCCGCGAAAACTCCATTCCCCTGGTGGAGGCCGAGCGAGCGGTCCTGGACTTCACCCACACCGACATCAGCCGTCCGCTGCTCGCGGCCTGGAAGTTTCCCGAGGAGCTTTCGGCCATGATCAACTACCACCACGACCCCATGGACCACCCCAATCCGCTGGAGCCGGCAATCATTCATGTGGCCGACTGCCTGACCAACGCGGTGGAAATCGCCCAGGGCGGCATGTACGTGGTTCCGGGCGTGGATGAGCGCGTCTGGGAGCTGCTCGGGCTTGATGCCCGGGACGTGCTCGTTTCGGCCGCAGACAAGTACTGCGAGCAGATCGACAACATCATGGAAGCGTTCTTTTAG